In Bactrocera oleae isolate idBacOlea1 chromosome 5, idBacOlea1, whole genome shotgun sequence, a genomic segment contains:
- the CoRest gene encoding REST corepressor isoform X1, which yields MVLAERNSELVRNGRRSRGPSPNGHGGGVAGGGTVGASTNIGNSGGVGGTGTPETSSDDDNSIKRNGKSKAKQSEYEEKIRVGRDYQAVCPPLIPENERKPEGLNDRALLVWSPTREIPDAKLEEYISVAKEKYGYNGEQALGMLFWHKHDLERAVMDLANFTPFPDEWTVEDKVLFEQAFQFHGKSFHRIRQMLPDKSIASLVKYYYSWKKTRHRQSVMDRQEKAKASKEGSENGSENGSNEESDTDDKDQALASTSGFQEQMKIGCATSADLPNKLNKLSENGGVSGSSIGGGGGEADSENTAASVSLNMIAQGRDSGLVANVGALVVGIKHQRQQTPPNTANTDSSCSNADSAGLSGCCTNCGVPCSVLNASPHGKLCSSCHHHWRRTGNKRPTSGPYFGKRSRDRNAERHKRKPPRGMYINHDDIVALARANDNQDEMLANTDREIVSLLSQVQLNKQNISALKRKNSEGLDDMRPIENTNRINSRWSNDEALLVVQGVRKYGKDFQTIAETIGTKTEAHVRTFFVSNRRRYNLDQELKKYEAEKEEAAATATAASAVSESTNSNNKKDDSKKRELSAANATTTGISVVSSVIADESDNTTSSEATVTKSTKDESKFNNSNTNIQKDNVIMEIDLDADQNDMQPPAKKFALNVNEQDLSKASAT from the exons ATGGTCCTGGCTGAAAGAAATTCAGAGCTGGTGCGTAATGGGAGACGATCACGCGGTCCAAGTCCAAATGGGCACGGGGGAGGCGTTGCTGGTGGTGGTACAGTAGGGGCAAGCACAAATATTGGGAACAGTGGAGGTGTTGGTGGTACCGGAACTCCGGAAACTAGTTCCGATGATGACAATT CAATTAAGCGAAATGGTAAATCCAAAGCAAAACAAAGTGAATATGAAG AGAAAATTCGTGTTGGTCGTGACTACCAGGCTGTATGTCCACCTTTAATACCTGAAAATGAACGTAAACCAGAGGGCTTAAATGATCGAGCCCTTCTGGTATGGTCACCCACTAGAGAGATACCAGATGCAAAAC TTGAAGAATATATATCAGTAGCTAAAGAAAAATACGGTTATAATGGCGAACAGGCATTGGGTATGCTATTCTGGCACAAACATGATTTGGAACGTGCCGTAATGGATTTGGCTAACTTCACACCTTTCCCCGACGAGTGGACAGTAGAGGACAAAGTGCTATTCGAACAGGCTTTTCAATTCCATGGCAAGAGTTTTCATCGCATCCGACAAATG TTGCCCGACAAATCAATAGCTAGTCTGGTGAAATATTATTACTCCTGGAAGAAAACGCGCCACAGACAAAGCGTTATGGATCGTCaagaaaaagcaaaagcaaGTAAAGAAGGTTCAGAAAATGGCAGTGAGAACGGCAGCAATGAAGAATCTGATACAGATGACAAG GATCAAGCATTGGCCTCAACTTCCGGGTTTCAAGAACAAATGAAAATAGGCTGTGCCACTTCTGCCGATTTACcgaacaaattaaataaattgagcGAAAACGGTGGTGTTTCTGGTAGCAGCATTGGCGGTGGCGGTGGCGAAGCCGACAGTGAGAACACAGCGGCTTCTGTTTCGTTAAATATGATCGCCCAAGGACGAGACAGTGGCCTAGTTGCCAATGTTGGTGCTCTGGTAGTTGGTATTAAACATCAACGCCAACAGACGCCGCCCAATACGGCGAATACCGATTCGTCATGTTCCAATGCAGACTCAGCAGGTTTGAGCGGTTGCTGTACCAATTGTGGAGTTCCATGTAGTGTGCTTAATGCATCGCCACACGGTAAACTATGTTCAAGTTGCCACCACCATTGGag ACGTACCGGTAATAAGCGTCCCACTTCTGGTCCATATTTTGGTAAGCGGTCGCGCGATCGCAATGCTGAAAGACATAAACGCAAACCACCTCGCGGCATGTACATCAATCACGACGATATTGTGGCGCTGGCCAGAGCCAATGACAATCAAGACGAAATGCTCGCTAATACAGACAGGGAAATCGTTTCGCTATTGAGCCAA GTTCAGCTAAACAAACAGAATATATCCGCGTTGAAACGTAAGAATTCAGAGGGGTTAGACGATATGCGCCCAATTGAAAACACGAATCGCATCAATTCAAGATGGTCCAATGATGAAGCTCTGCTCGTCGTACAAGGTGTGCGTAAATATGGCAAAGACTTTCAG ACAATAGCCGAAACTATTGGCACGAAGACTGAAGCTCACGTGCGTACGTTTTTCGTAAGCAATCGTCGGCGTTACAATTTAGACCAGGAACTAAAAAAGTATGAAGCAGAGAAAGAAGAAGCAGCAGCTACTGCCACTGCTGCCTCAGCTGTAAGTGAATCAACTAactccaacaacaaaaaagacgACTCAAAGAAAAGAGAGCTGTCAGCGGCAAATGCAACAACCACTGGCATTAGTGTCGTTTCGTCTGTTATTGCTGATGAATCGGATAATACAACCTCAAGTGAAGCAACCGTAACAAAGTCCACCAAAGACGAATCCAAGTTTAATAATAGCAATACTAATATACAGAAGGATAACGTTATAATGGAG attgaCTTAGATGCTGATCAAAATGATATGCAACCACCAGCCAAGAAGTTCGCTCTAAACGTCAACGAACAAGATCTCTCCAAAGCCAGTGCAACCTAA
- the Cdc50 gene encoding cell cycle control protein 50A yields the protein MSSEVETQGVQEKSKKPSDSAFKQQRLPAWQPVLTAGTVLPTFFVIGILFIPVGVALLYFSDEVSEFVYDYTNCKRFGYNMTCAEYLSTNYNGSCNCEIEFELPKQFTGNVYMYYGLSNYYQNHRRYVKSRDDEQLLGRLSSRPSTDCIPFAYVEENGGDIPIAPCGAIANSLFNDTLSLKFDGKDVPLLNTGIAWPSDKSIKFKNPPGNLTVALQHFSKPKFWQKELWQLDPKNPDNNGFQNEDLIVWMRTAALPSFRKLYRRVDHSQPGFLNGLNKGPYTLNIVYQYPVTSFDGSKKMILSTTSLLGGKNPFLGIAYIVVGSICLVLGVALLFIHIKCSKSTTEMINVNPRTPYS from the exons ATGTCCTCAGAAGTTGAAACTCAAGGAGTGCAAGAGAAATCTAAGAAACCTTCAG ATTCGGCTTTTAAGCAGCAGCGGCTTCCTGCATGGCAGCCTGTGCTAACAGCTGGCACTGTATTGCCAACATTTTTCGTCATTGGAATTCTGTTCATACCTGTTGGAGTGGCGTTGCTATATTTTTCAGATGAAGTTAGCGAATTCGTTTACGACTATACCAACTGCAAAAGGTTTGGATATAACATGACCTGTGCAGAATATTTGTCTACTAATTATAATGGATCCTGCAAttgtgaaattgaatttgaactCCCAAAGCAATTTACA ggaaatgtttatatgtattacgGTCTAAGTAATTATTATCAGAATCATCGACGCTATGTAAAGTCTCGGGATGATGAACAGTTATTGGGCCGTTTGTCGTCGCGCCCATCAACAGATTGCATACCATTCGCTTATGTGGAAGAAAATGGTGGAGATATACCTATTGCACCGTGTGGAGCCATCGCCAATTCGCTTTTCAACG atacctTATCATTAAAATTCGATGGAAAAGATGTGCCACTACTTAATACCGGCATTGCCTGGCCCTCCgataaaagcattaaatttaagAATCCACCAGGAAATTTAACTGTGGCACTTCAACACTTTAGTAAGCCAAAGTTTTGGCAAAAAGAACTATGGCAACTGGACCCTAAAAATCCTGACAATAATGGATTCCAA AATGAAGATTTAATCGTTTGGATGCGCACTGCAGCTTTGCCCAGTTTTCGTAAACTTTATCGACGCGTTGACCATTCCCAACCAGGTTTTCTAAATGGTTTGAATAAGGGTCCCTATACTCTTAATATAGTTTATC AATATCCTGTGACGTCATTTGATGGTTCTAAGAAAATGATTTTATCGACGACGTCTCTACTGGGTGGTAAGAATCCATTCCTTGGCATTGCATATATTGTTGTCGGGTCCATATGTCTAGTGCTTGGTGTCGCCTTGTTATTCATACATATCAAATGCAGCAAGAG
- the CoRest gene encoding REST corepressor isoform X2 encodes MVLAERNSELVRNGRRSRGPSPNGHGGGVAGGGTVGASTNIGNSGGVGGTGTPETSSDDDNSIKRNGKSKAKQSEYEEKIRVGRDYQAVCPPLIPENERKPEGLNDRALLVWSPTREIPDAKLEEYISVAKEKYGYNGEQALGMLFWHKHDLERAVMDLANFTPFPDEWTVEDKVLFEQAFQFHGKSFHRIRQMLPDKSIASLVKYYYSWKKTRHRQSVMDRQEKAKASKEGSENGSENGSNEESDTDDKVQLNKQNISALKRKNSEGLDDMRPIENTNRINSRWSNDEALLVVQGVRKYGKDFQTIAETIGTKTEAHVRTFFVSNRRRYNLDQELKKYEAEKEEAAATATAASAVSESTNSNNKKDDSKKRELSAANATTTGISVVSSVIADESDNTTSSEATVTKSTKDESKFNNSNTNIQKDNVIMEIDLDADQNDMQPPAKKFALNVNEQDLSKASAT; translated from the exons ATGGTCCTGGCTGAAAGAAATTCAGAGCTGGTGCGTAATGGGAGACGATCACGCGGTCCAAGTCCAAATGGGCACGGGGGAGGCGTTGCTGGTGGTGGTACAGTAGGGGCAAGCACAAATATTGGGAACAGTGGAGGTGTTGGTGGTACCGGAACTCCGGAAACTAGTTCCGATGATGACAATT CAATTAAGCGAAATGGTAAATCCAAAGCAAAACAAAGTGAATATGAAG AGAAAATTCGTGTTGGTCGTGACTACCAGGCTGTATGTCCACCTTTAATACCTGAAAATGAACGTAAACCAGAGGGCTTAAATGATCGAGCCCTTCTGGTATGGTCACCCACTAGAGAGATACCAGATGCAAAAC TTGAAGAATATATATCAGTAGCTAAAGAAAAATACGGTTATAATGGCGAACAGGCATTGGGTATGCTATTCTGGCACAAACATGATTTGGAACGTGCCGTAATGGATTTGGCTAACTTCACACCTTTCCCCGACGAGTGGACAGTAGAGGACAAAGTGCTATTCGAACAGGCTTTTCAATTCCATGGCAAGAGTTTTCATCGCATCCGACAAATG TTGCCCGACAAATCAATAGCTAGTCTGGTGAAATATTATTACTCCTGGAAGAAAACGCGCCACAGACAAAGCGTTATGGATCGTCaagaaaaagcaaaagcaaGTAAAGAAGGTTCAGAAAATGGCAGTGAGAACGGCAGCAATGAAGAATCTGATACAGATGACAAG GTTCAGCTAAACAAACAGAATATATCCGCGTTGAAACGTAAGAATTCAGAGGGGTTAGACGATATGCGCCCAATTGAAAACACGAATCGCATCAATTCAAGATGGTCCAATGATGAAGCTCTGCTCGTCGTACAAGGTGTGCGTAAATATGGCAAAGACTTTCAG ACAATAGCCGAAACTATTGGCACGAAGACTGAAGCTCACGTGCGTACGTTTTTCGTAAGCAATCGTCGGCGTTACAATTTAGACCAGGAACTAAAAAAGTATGAAGCAGAGAAAGAAGAAGCAGCAGCTACTGCCACTGCTGCCTCAGCTGTAAGTGAATCAACTAactccaacaacaaaaaagacgACTCAAAGAAAAGAGAGCTGTCAGCGGCAAATGCAACAACCACTGGCATTAGTGTCGTTTCGTCTGTTATTGCTGATGAATCGGATAATACAACCTCAAGTGAAGCAACCGTAACAAAGTCCACCAAAGACGAATCCAAGTTTAATAATAGCAATACTAATATACAGAAGGATAACGTTATAATGGAG attgaCTTAGATGCTGATCAAAATGATATGCAACCACCAGCCAAGAAGTTCGCTCTAAACGTCAACGAACAAGATCTCTCCAAAGCCAGTGCAACCTAA
- the CoRest gene encoding REST corepressor isoform X4, which yields MVLAERNSELVRNGRRSRGPSPNGHGGGVAGGGTVGASTNIGNSGGVGGTGTPETSSDDDNSIKRNGKSKAKQSEYEEKIRVGRDYQAVCPPLIPENERKPEGLNDRALLVWSPTREIPDAKLEEYISVAKEKYGYNGEQALGMLFWHKHDLERAVMDLANFTPFPDEWTVEDKVLFEQAFQFHGKSFHRIRQMLPDKSIASLVKYYYSWKKTRHRQSVMDRQEKAKASKEGSENGSENGSNEESDTDDKFYSGLTINANFYI from the exons ATGGTCCTGGCTGAAAGAAATTCAGAGCTGGTGCGTAATGGGAGACGATCACGCGGTCCAAGTCCAAATGGGCACGGGGGAGGCGTTGCTGGTGGTGGTACAGTAGGGGCAAGCACAAATATTGGGAACAGTGGAGGTGTTGGTGGTACCGGAACTCCGGAAACTAGTTCCGATGATGACAATT CAATTAAGCGAAATGGTAAATCCAAAGCAAAACAAAGTGAATATGAAG AGAAAATTCGTGTTGGTCGTGACTACCAGGCTGTATGTCCACCTTTAATACCTGAAAATGAACGTAAACCAGAGGGCTTAAATGATCGAGCCCTTCTGGTATGGTCACCCACTAGAGAGATACCAGATGCAAAAC TTGAAGAATATATATCAGTAGCTAAAGAAAAATACGGTTATAATGGCGAACAGGCATTGGGTATGCTATTCTGGCACAAACATGATTTGGAACGTGCCGTAATGGATTTGGCTAACTTCACACCTTTCCCCGACGAGTGGACAGTAGAGGACAAAGTGCTATTCGAACAGGCTTTTCAATTCCATGGCAAGAGTTTTCATCGCATCCGACAAATG TTGCCCGACAAATCAATAGCTAGTCTGGTGAAATATTATTACTCCTGGAAGAAAACGCGCCACAGACAAAGCGTTATGGATCGTCaagaaaaagcaaaagcaaGTAAAGAAGGTTCAGAAAATGGCAGTGAGAACGGCAGCAATGAAGAATCTGATACAGATGACAAG TTTTACAGTGGTTtaacaataaatgcaaatttctatatttag
- the CoRest gene encoding REST corepressor isoform X3, with protein sequence MVLAERNSELVRNGRRSRGPSPNGHGGGVAGGGTVGASTNIGNSGGVGGTGTPETSSDDDNSIKRNGKSKAKQSEYEEKIRVGRDYQAVCPPLIPENERKPEGLNDRALLVWSPTREIPDAKLEEYISVAKEKYGYNGEQALGMLFWHKHDLERAVMDLANFTPFPDEWTVEDKVLFEQAFQFHGKSFHRIRQMLPDKSIASLVKYYYSWKKTRHRQSVMDRQEKAKASKEGSENGSENGSNEESDTDDKDQALASTSGFQEQMKIGCATSADLPNKLNKLSENGGVSGSSIGGGGGEADSENTAASVSLNMIAQGRDSGLVANVGALVVGIKHQRQQTPPNTANTDSSCSNADSAGLSGCCTNCGVPCSVLNASPHGKLCSSCHHHWRRTGNKRPTSGPYFGKRSRDRNAERHKRKPPRGMYINHDDIVALARANDNQDEMLANTDREIVSLLSQVFYKI encoded by the exons ATGGTCCTGGCTGAAAGAAATTCAGAGCTGGTGCGTAATGGGAGACGATCACGCGGTCCAAGTCCAAATGGGCACGGGGGAGGCGTTGCTGGTGGTGGTACAGTAGGGGCAAGCACAAATATTGGGAACAGTGGAGGTGTTGGTGGTACCGGAACTCCGGAAACTAGTTCCGATGATGACAATT CAATTAAGCGAAATGGTAAATCCAAAGCAAAACAAAGTGAATATGAAG AGAAAATTCGTGTTGGTCGTGACTACCAGGCTGTATGTCCACCTTTAATACCTGAAAATGAACGTAAACCAGAGGGCTTAAATGATCGAGCCCTTCTGGTATGGTCACCCACTAGAGAGATACCAGATGCAAAAC TTGAAGAATATATATCAGTAGCTAAAGAAAAATACGGTTATAATGGCGAACAGGCATTGGGTATGCTATTCTGGCACAAACATGATTTGGAACGTGCCGTAATGGATTTGGCTAACTTCACACCTTTCCCCGACGAGTGGACAGTAGAGGACAAAGTGCTATTCGAACAGGCTTTTCAATTCCATGGCAAGAGTTTTCATCGCATCCGACAAATG TTGCCCGACAAATCAATAGCTAGTCTGGTGAAATATTATTACTCCTGGAAGAAAACGCGCCACAGACAAAGCGTTATGGATCGTCaagaaaaagcaaaagcaaGTAAAGAAGGTTCAGAAAATGGCAGTGAGAACGGCAGCAATGAAGAATCTGATACAGATGACAAG GATCAAGCATTGGCCTCAACTTCCGGGTTTCAAGAACAAATGAAAATAGGCTGTGCCACTTCTGCCGATTTACcgaacaaattaaataaattgagcGAAAACGGTGGTGTTTCTGGTAGCAGCATTGGCGGTGGCGGTGGCGAAGCCGACAGTGAGAACACAGCGGCTTCTGTTTCGTTAAATATGATCGCCCAAGGACGAGACAGTGGCCTAGTTGCCAATGTTGGTGCTCTGGTAGTTGGTATTAAACATCAACGCCAACAGACGCCGCCCAATACGGCGAATACCGATTCGTCATGTTCCAATGCAGACTCAGCAGGTTTGAGCGGTTGCTGTACCAATTGTGGAGTTCCATGTAGTGTGCTTAATGCATCGCCACACGGTAAACTATGTTCAAGTTGCCACCACCATTGGag ACGTACCGGTAATAAGCGTCCCACTTCTGGTCCATATTTTGGTAAGCGGTCGCGCGATCGCAATGCTGAAAGACATAAACGCAAACCACCTCGCGGCATGTACATCAATCACGACGATATTGTGGCGCTGGCCAGAGCCAATGACAATCAAGACGAAATGCTCGCTAATACAGACAGGGAAATCGTTTCGCTATTGAGCCAA GTTTTCTATAAGATTTAA